In Ooceraea biroi isolate clonal line C1 chromosome 6, Obir_v5.4, whole genome shotgun sequence, the genomic stretch CAACTAAAgtaaatgtatttttgcagACGAAAGCACAAGAAGCACaagaaacagaaaagagagaaagacatgGAGAATGGTACCATGGACGAGAAATTAGTCAGCAATGCGATACACAAGGACATGGGTATGAATGGAAAAACGAGAAATTCCGTATTGGAAGTTGTCTCGACAGAAGAGAGCGAAGATGAAAAGTTGGTCGATTTAGATTCAGATGAAGTAGATTGCACCATCATAGAGGATGATATTGACCTCGAGGAGTTGATGAAACAAAAGGTATATATACACTAGTACGCCAATGTGTCAATACTCAGTTCATATTATCAATTGCGATTGTTCGACAAGGTGCATGTGCATGTATGCAAGGTATCTGCCCAGTGTATATCCTGGCAGATGCACGTAGGATACACAAGTATCGAGTGTTCAATATAAATACTGTGATTGCATCGTGTGCGTAGGAACGTTTGCAAGCGCGTCTAGTACAGTATCTCTCAGATGAGTCGGAAAAGGAGGATGATAAAGAATTACGTGAagaggacgaggaagagggCGAGGAAGAAGCGAAAGCGACCACAGAGACACCCGACGTGATACTAGTAGAGGATGACAGTGACACCAATGACATACCACCGAAGAAACGAGCTAGAAGCAAATCAGGTAGCAGAGAACGTAAGAAAGCGATAAAGGCTGAAAGACGTGTTGTAGTTGATATGACTAGAGACAGAAAAACTCGCGAACAGCACAAAGATAAGAGAAGAGATTTTGATAGGAAAAGAGACGAGAGAATCCGCCCTAGGGAGGAAGGTAAGAGGGACGAAGTCCGAAAAGACGATAGATCTTTGCGAAAAGCTGGCGAGAGGCAGAAAGAGGACGCGTGTAAAGACGAGTCTAACAGAAAAACGGCCGAGGACCAACAGAGGCGTAAAGATCTTGCAAAGAGAGacgaaacgcggaaaagagAATCCGACAGACGGTAAGTAGCGATGTAATCgtgacgtttttttttttcggccGTTGAAACGACAAAcggcaaatatttttagactAACGCGTCCAACTAACGTTAACCCATTAGTAATACCGTTTACATCCGTAGAGAAGAGAATCGAAGACGAGAGCCTGCTACTCCTCACAGCTCGAAACCTCGTAACAACGAAACGAAAGGTTTGGATTGCAAAAGTCGCGAACGTCACGATAGTCGAGATCGACACATCAGCCACGATCGGCGTAGTCGTGACAGACCGTCCAGCAGAGAGCCGCGTCGTCACGGCAGCCGCGACAAGAGGGACAGTAGGAGTAAGGATCGACATGGGAACAGAGATCGACACGACAGCAGTCGCGATCGGCGAGATGGCCGGTATCACGATCACAGAATAGACGATCGATCGCGCAGCACTGCGAGGCGATCCCGTAGTCCCACTCGGACAAGATTggagagagagcgaaacgATCGTTACAAGAGATCCAGGTCGCCTTCTCGAAGCCGTAGAGATCGGGATAGGCAGCAGCAGATCAGGGAACACGGTAGGGACCGCGAGAGGGACAGAGAAAGGAACAGTAGAAGAGAACGCAACGACAAGTATAAAGATTCTTTATCGGAGGGTCTCAAGGCGGAACACTCGGACAGTTCGAGCGAGGAGGAGATCAAAGACATCGACatcgaggaggaggaagacgagGAAGCGATCATAGAACGCCGGCGAAAGCAGAGGGAAGAATTGCTCAAGGTAAGCGCGTACGTTGCATGCATATTGTAAAATCTCGTAAAATGATGTttcttcctcgtcttcctGCTATTCAGAGGCTGGGTGGACCAAACGAGGACTCCAATATGTCCGCCGACGTAAATGTGATCGCTGGTTCCCCGGAAAGTCAGTCCAACGTGTCGCAGAGATCTCTAGAGGTCCCATCGAACAACAATGAGTCCATTTCGGAGAGCCATACCCCACCATTGCCCATGGAGAAACCAGAGTCGCCGCCAGccatgaagaaaagaaagtcgAGGTTCGAGGACGCGCCACCAAACGAGTCCGACAGAATAGGGAATCAAGTGAAGACATCCGAGAGATTGAAACAGGATGAGAAGCAAACGTCCAAAAAGTCCAACGAATGGGACATGTTTGCGGAAGCGGACAATATCGGCGATTTTAATGTACGTTTACCGTTTGTACGATCTCTTCTCCATTAGTTGAACTTAATTCCATCTTATCCAGAGATGTTCCCTCGTTTGTCCAGAGCCCTACGCTGGAAGGAAAACGTCAAGGAGGACCGGATAATCCTAGTTTGACGGACAACTGGGACGACGCCGAAGGATATTACCGGTTGGTTGCGCATCTCTCGTTTCTCGGCCTAGGCCAATAATCATTCGATATGATCAAAGGCTGATGATTTGCTTTTCAGCGTCCGCGTCGGCGAAACTCTGGATGCGCGATACGTAGTCTATGGATACACGGGGCAAGGAGTATTCAGTAACGTAGTGAGAGCGAGAGACAGCGCTAGGGGAAATTTGGATGTAGCCGTAAAGATTATAAGAAACAACGAAATAATGTATGAAATAATGTGACAAAAAAAAAGCGGGATGTGCAATCGCGGTACGATGCGTGTGTGTAATGCCGTCGTCTTTTTGTCCACAGGCATAGAACCGGTCTGAAGGAACTGGAGATCCTCAGGAAACTGAACGACGCTGATCCCGAGGACAGATTCCACTGCTTACGCCTATTCAGGCATTTCTTTCACAAGAATCACTTGTGCATGGTGTTTGAACCTCTGGCCATGAATCTAAGAGAGGTACGTAGCGGACGTTGCTCCGCGGCAACTTGCCTGCCGACCGTCGCACTCGCACAACATTAATCATCGTGTAAAATTGCAGGTTTTAAAAAAGTATGGCAAAGACGTTGGTTTACACGTGAAAGCGGTAAGGTCGTATACGCAGCAACTTTTCCTAGCACTAAAGTTATTAAAACGTGCAAATATTCTGCATGCTGACATCAAACCGGATAATATTCTAGTCAGTGAAAGTAAGCTAGTGCTGAAACTTTGTGACTTTGGCTCGGCATCGCACATCCACGAGAATGAGATAACGCCGTACTTGGTCTCGAGGTTTTATCGTGCGCCCGAAATCAGTAAGTATATTTTCATGATGATACAATGTGTGGAATGCCTCTCTACTACTACTCTACTACGTTCGTTCAATGTATGTCGAACGAAGTTTGAGGTTCCGCTCTTGCGGTTTCGGTTTCACGCATCCATTATTTCCCGATGGGTGAGAATGTCGAATCTAATATCTAGCGATTTATCAGGGAATTACGTCTCGCGACAtcctaataaattatttcgcggCAAACATTGAACTTGGTTGAAGAGGGAGGAGCGTATCCGCGAATGTCCGACAACTAttgaacaatataattaattttcacgtTACCCATAATATATACCTATACAACTACACATACAATGCAATAGATGTTATCTCGCAAGAGCAATTGCAGCGTGCGTATCATTGCGCGTGAATCAGCTCGATGAGATTCTCGAA encodes the following:
- the LOC105276525 gene encoding serine/threonine-protein kinase PRP4 homolog isoform X1; its protein translation is MFVHSLQVTVIIVVGIAVIVISRVTCINYLLRFIMGTSDLEGPDCKVEALGFDSDADGMTDQRKKKKRKHKHHKHKKEKIIEREDERLERQERRKHKKHKKQKREKDMENGTMDEKLVSNAIHKDMGMNGKTRNSVLEVVSTEESEDEKLVDLDSDEVDCTIIEDDIDLEELMKQKERLQARLVQYLSDESEKEDDKELREEDEEEGEEEAKATTETPDVILVEDDSDTNDIPPKKRARSKSGSRERKKAIKAERRVVVDMTRDRKTREQHKDKRRDFDRKRDERIRPREEGKRDEVRKDDRSLRKAGERQKEDACKDESNRKTAEDQQRRKDLAKRDETRKRESDRREENRRREPATPHSSKPRNNETKGLDCKSRERHDSRDRHISHDRRSRDRPSSREPRRHGSRDKRDSRSKDRHGNRDRHDSSRDRRDGRYHDHRIDDRSRSTARRSRSPTRTRLERERNDRYKRSRSPSRSRRDRDRQQQIREHGRDRERDRERNSRRERNDKYKDSLSEGLKAEHSDSSSEEEIKDIDIEEEEDEEAIIERRRKQREELLKRLGGPNEDSNMSADVNVIAGSPESQSNVSQRSLEVPSNNNESISESHTPPLPMEKPESPPAMKKRKSRFEDAPPNESDRIGNQVKTSERLKQDEKQTSKKSNEWDMFAEADNIGDFNSPTLEGKRQGGPDNPSLTDNWDDAEGYYRVRVGETLDARYVVYGYTGQGVFSNVVRARDSARGNLDVAVKIIRNNEIMHRTGLKELEILRKLNDADPEDRFHCLRLFRHFFHKNHLCMVFEPLAMNLREVLKKYGKDVGLHVKAVRSYTQQLFLALKLLKRANILHADIKPDNILVSESKLVLKLCDFGSASHIHENEITPYLVSRFYRAPEIILGIPYDFGIDMWSVGCTIYELYTGKIMFSGKTNNQMLKYFMDLKGKMPNKLIRKGTFKDQHFDSNCNFLYQEVDKVTEREKVVVMSTLPATRDLGAELGGNSLPPEQSRKVGQLKDLLERTLMLDAGKRITVNHALAHPFIQEKI
- the LOC105276525 gene encoding serine/threonine-protein kinase PRP4 homolog isoform X2, with protein sequence MFVHSLQVTVIIVVGIAVIVISRVTCINYLLRFIMGTSDLEGPDCKVEALGFDSDADGMTDQRKKKKRKHKHHKHKKEKIIEREDERLERQERRKHKKHKKQKREKDMENGTMDEKLVSNAIHKDMGMNGKTRNSVLEVVSTEESEDEKLVDLDSDEVDCTIIEDDIDLEELMKQKERLQARLVQYLSDESEKEDDKELREEDEEEGEEEAKATTETPDVILVEDDSDTNDIPPKKRARSKSGSRERKKAIKAERRVVVDMTRDRKTREQHKDKRRDFDRKRDERIRPREEGKRDEVRKDDRSLRKAGERQKEDACKDESNRKTAEDQQRRKDLAKRDETRKRESDRREENRRREPATPHSSKPRNNETKGLDCKSRERHDSRDRHISHDRRSRDRPSSREPRRHGSRDKRDSRSKDRHGNRDRHDSSRDRRDGRYHDHRIDDRSRSTARRSRSPTRTRLERERNDRYKRSRSPSRSRRDRDRQQQIREHGRDRERDRERNSRRERNDKYKDSLSEGLKAEHSDSSSEEEIKDIDIEEEEDEEAIIERRRKQREELLKRLGGPNEDSNMSADVNVIAGSPESQSNVSQRSLEVPSNNNESISESHTPPLPMEKPESPPAMKKRKSRFEDAPPNESDRIGNQVKTSERLKQDEKQTSKKSNEWDMFAEADNIGDFNSPTLEGKRQGGPDNPSLTDNWDDAEGYYRVRVGETLDARYVVYGYTGQGVFSNVVRARDSARGNLDVAVKIIRNNEIMHRTGLKELEILRKLNDADPEDRFHCLRLFRHFFHKNHLCMVFEPLAMNLREVLKKYGKDVGLHVKAVRSYTQQLFLALKLLKRANILHADIKPDNILVSESKLVLKLCDFGSASHIHENEITPYLVSRFYRAPEIILGIPYDFGIDMWSVGCTIYELYTGKIMFSGKTNNQMLKYFMDLKGKMPNKLIRKGTFKDQHFDSNCNFLYQEVDKVTERMRLRFKSSLSAAGPFEGL